One segment of Fibrobacterota bacterium DNA contains the following:
- a CDS encoding DUF2341 domain-containing protein — translation MGKGVRMGGDRLTARWVPGLVLALAALARAGEDYASWASSRDLALDASPAGANVTTDLTGFPLALSLGAESADLFTQAKSDGSDLRFAAIDGTHLPYQIESWDGVGHKAAIWVRLPSIKAGQVLHLRAYWGKASAADSSSGPAVFGTADGFQGVWHMGST, via the coding sequence ATGGGCAAAGGGGTTCGCATGGGTGGCGATCGACTGACTGCGCGATGGGTTCCGGGCCTGGTGTTGGCCCTGGCGGCGTTGGCCCGGGCCGGGGAGGATTACGCCTCCTGGGCCTCCTCCCGCGATTTGGCATTGGACGCATCGCCCGCCGGCGCCAACGTGACCACCGATCTTACCGGCTTCCCTTTGGCCCTTTCCTTAGGCGCGGAGTCCGCCGACCTTTTCACCCAGGCCAAGTCGGATGGATCGGATCTGCGCTTCGCCGCCATTGACGGTACCCATCTTCCTTATCAAATCGAGTCCTGGGACGGGGTCGGGCACAAGGCCGCCATCTGGGTGCGCCTGCCCTCCATCAAGGCGGGCCAAGTCCTGCATTTGCGGGCGTACTGGGGCAAAGCTTCCGCTGCGGACAGTTCTTCTGGGCCGGCGGTATTCGGTACGGCGGACGGTTTCCAAGGCGTTTGGCACATGGGTTCCACCG